Proteins encoded by one window of Thermobaculum terrenum ATCC BAA-798:
- a CDS encoding SpoIIE family protein phosphatase, with protein MWQLDVAISKLNRYASRDSGDTVEVVERPSGGLSIVIADAQGSGYAAKTLSNLVTSKAVGLLKEGVRDTAVHEALHDHLYHYRGGRVSCALITISADTKDKVCRITTNSSVPVYLVESNGNPIIKELSGSSNSLGIYPETRPCYLTIPLRPEIMIIAMTDGILNAGRRASRNLDLQELISCCLSVGKTPADLADCILTKAVELDSGRPSDDMSIAILSVSKREKDEERRTMSIVMPIREDMLASEG; from the coding sequence TTGTGGCAGCTGGATGTAGCAATAAGCAAACTCAACAGATATGCATCGCGCGATAGTGGCGATACTGTCGAGGTGGTGGAACGACCGTCTGGAGGACTCAGCATAGTTATAGCCGATGCCCAGGGTTCTGGATACGCTGCTAAGACCTTAAGCAATCTGGTTACATCTAAGGCTGTGGGCTTACTGAAGGAAGGGGTTCGAGATACAGCGGTGCACGAAGCTCTGCACGACCATCTTTACCATTATAGAGGTGGGCGAGTAAGTTGTGCGCTCATAACGATATCTGCAGACACCAAAGATAAAGTGTGCAGGATCACAACTAATTCCAGCGTGCCTGTCTACCTGGTAGAGAGCAATGGTAACCCAATCATTAAGGAGCTCTCTGGGTCCTCAAATTCTCTTGGGATCTATCCAGAAACACGCCCTTGCTACCTAACAATACCACTTCGCCCCGAGATTATGATCATAGCAATGACAGACGGGATTCTAAATGCTGGACGTAGAGCTAGTAGAAACCTGGATCTCCAGGAGCTTATATCCTGCTGCCTATCGGTCGGCAAAACACCTGCTGATCTGGCAGACTGCATACTGACTAAAGCAGTGGAGTTAGATAGTGGTCGTCCATCAGATGATATGTCTATAGCTATACTTTCTGTATCTAAGAGAGAAAAAGATGAAGAAAGGCGTACTATGTCCATAGTTATGCCTATCAGAGAGGATATGCTAGCCTCGGAGGGATAG
- the gatB gene encoding Asp-tRNA(Asn)/Glu-tRNA(Gln) amidotransferase subunit GatB — MEYEAVIGLEVHAQLLTKTKMFCRDLADYSGAAPNSHICPVCAGFPGVLPVINEAAVELALRVGLALNCNIAPISRFDRKHYPYPDLPKGYQISQYNLPLATDGYVELESGKRVGIIRVHMEEDTGRLLHRRSPEGEVYTLVDLNRAGVPLLEIVTKPDLRSGTEAREFVSKLRQILRYIDANSGNMEEGALRVDANVSVRPKGETYLGPKVEIKNMNSFRAVERALDYEISRQIEVVSKGGVVERETRGWDEAEGVTLPQRTKEMEHDYRYFPEPDLPPLTISKERISRTRELMPELPDERRRRFVSQYEIAESDARVLTSSKEVANYFEAVVEKVPSSVGAKGVANWIVNTLFGILQKDGKDITETNVTPDYLAELLVLLQEGKINTTTARSILEEVHASGKSPQAIVEERGLSVIADSDQITSIVIKVIDNNPQAVADYLKGKKQAIGFLLGQVMKETKGRASPDVVREVLTKELAQRSA, encoded by the coding sequence ATGGAGTATGAGGCCGTAATAGGGCTTGAAGTGCACGCTCAACTATTGACCAAGACTAAGATGTTTTGTCGCGATCTAGCTGACTATTCTGGGGCAGCTCCGAACAGCCATATATGTCCAGTATGCGCAGGTTTTCCAGGTGTGCTCCCAGTAATTAACGAGGCTGCAGTTGAGCTTGCCCTAAGGGTGGGTTTGGCTCTTAACTGTAATATAGCTCCTATCAGCAGATTTGACAGAAAGCATTATCCATATCCCGACCTTCCTAAGGGATACCAAATAAGCCAGTACAATCTACCCTTGGCGACTGATGGCTACGTAGAGCTGGAGTCTGGCAAGAGGGTTGGAATTATCAGAGTTCACATGGAGGAGGATACAGGTAGGCTTCTCCATAGACGTTCACCTGAGGGTGAAGTTTACACCTTAGTCGATTTAAACAGGGCTGGAGTACCTCTCCTAGAGATAGTTACCAAGCCTGATCTCCGATCAGGTACGGAGGCTAGAGAGTTTGTATCTAAACTACGACAAATCCTGCGCTATATCGATGCTAACTCGGGCAACATGGAAGAAGGAGCGCTCAGGGTAGATGCCAACGTCTCTGTCAGACCGAAAGGTGAGACCTATCTTGGGCCCAAAGTAGAGATCAAGAACATGAACAGCTTTAGGGCTGTTGAGAGAGCCTTAGATTATGAGATAAGCAGGCAGATAGAAGTTGTATCTAAAGGCGGTGTTGTTGAGAGGGAAACTAGAGGATGGGATGAAGCGGAAGGAGTAACGCTACCTCAACGCACTAAAGAGATGGAACATGATTATAGATACTTCCCAGAACCTGATCTACCTCCCCTAACGATCTCCAAGGAGAGAATATCTCGTACCAGGGAACTTATGCCTGAGCTTCCTGACGAGCGTAGGCGCAGATTTGTAAGTCAATATGAGATAGCAGAATCTGATGCTAGGGTTCTTACATCTTCTAAGGAAGTAGCCAACTACTTCGAGGCAGTTGTGGAGAAAGTGCCTTCATCGGTTGGCGCCAAGGGTGTAGCCAATTGGATAGTAAATACTTTGTTTGGGATATTGCAAAAGGATGGCAAGGATATAACCGAAACGAATGTTACTCCAGATTACCTGGCTGAGCTTCTTGTTCTTCTACAAGAAGGCAAAATAAATACCACTACTGCTAGATCCATACTAGAAGAAGTGCATGCTAGTGGGAAGTCTCCGCAAGCAATAGTGGAAGAGCGGGGACTGTCAGTGATAGCGGACAGCGATCAGATAACCTCGATTGTGATTAAAGTTATTGATAACAATCCTCAAGCTGTTGCAGACTATCTCAAGGGGAAGAAGCAGGCCATAGGGTTCCTGCTCGGGCAAGTCATGAAAGAGACGAAAGGTAGAGCTAGTCCCGATGTTGTCAGGGAGGTTCTAACTAAGGAGCTTGCACAGCGATCGGCTTAG
- a CDS encoding Glu/Leu/Phe/Val family dehydrogenase, whose protein sequence is MITELEKPNPYEIACRQFDIAADKLGLEEDLRRVLRSTKRELTVHFPVKMDNGEVKVFTGYRVHHNVARGPAKGGIRYHPDVTLDEVRALAMWMTWKCAVVRLPYGGAKGGVICDPKQMSQKELEGLTRRFTTEISILIGPDSDIPAPDVNTNSQTMAWIMDTYSMHHGYSIPSVVTGKPVNIGGSEGRSEATGRGVVYVLEAAAKELHMDLSKAKVAVQGFGNAGSVASSILHNHGARVVAVSDSRGGIYNPSGLNPNEVLEHKMVTGSVVGFRDAETITNDELLTLPCDVLIPAALENQITERNADQIRARVIVEAANGPTTPDADEILFDKGVLVIPDILANAGGVTVSYFEWVQDKQAFFWSEREINQRLKAILTSSFSEVYQLSNNQKTSMRTAAYMIAVDRVAKATKLRGIYP, encoded by the coding sequence ATGATTACAGAACTCGAGAAGCCTAATCCTTATGAGATCGCTTGTCGGCAGTTTGATATAGCAGCCGACAAGTTGGGACTAGAAGAGGACCTTAGAAGAGTCCTGAGATCAACCAAGAGGGAGCTCACCGTTCATTTCCCAGTAAAGATGGACAATGGTGAGGTAAAGGTATTTACAGGTTATAGGGTGCATCATAATGTAGCAAGAGGGCCCGCGAAGGGTGGTATACGTTATCACCCTGACGTAACCCTCGACGAAGTCAGGGCTTTGGCCATGTGGATGACTTGGAAATGTGCAGTGGTGCGGTTGCCATACGGTGGGGCAAAGGGGGGTGTGATCTGCGATCCAAAACAAATGTCTCAGAAGGAGTTGGAAGGACTAACAAGACGTTTTACTACAGAGATAAGTATACTTATAGGTCCAGACAGCGATATACCGGCTCCTGATGTGAATACTAACTCCCAAACTATGGCCTGGATCATGGATACTTACAGCATGCATCACGGCTACAGTATCCCAAGTGTGGTTACAGGGAAGCCGGTCAATATAGGTGGATCAGAGGGAAGGTCAGAGGCTACCGGTAGAGGTGTGGTGTACGTCCTTGAGGCTGCAGCTAAGGAGTTGCACATGGATCTATCTAAAGCCAAGGTAGCGGTCCAGGGGTTTGGTAATGCTGGATCTGTGGCCTCAAGTATACTCCATAATCATGGTGCTCGTGTAGTTGCTGTAAGCGACTCTAGAGGGGGTATATATAACCCGTCTGGTCTAAACCCAAATGAGGTGCTTGAGCATAAGATGGTCACAGGCTCAGTAGTTGGATTTAGAGATGCGGAGACTATAACCAACGATGAGTTGTTGACTTTGCCATGTGATGTGCTCATTCCGGCTGCTCTGGAGAACCAGATCACCGAGCGCAATGCTGACCAGATAAGAGCCAGGGTTATCGTAGAGGCTGCTAACGGTCCAACAACTCCCGATGCTGATGAAATTCTGTTTGATAAAGGTGTGCTAGTGATCCCCGATATCCTCGCTAATGCAGGAGGGGTCACTGTGAGCTACTTTGAATGGGTCCAGGATAAGCAGGCATTCTTCTGGTCGGAGCGTGAGATCAACCAGAGACTCAAAGCTATACTGACTTCGAGCTTCTCTGAGGTTTATCAGCTTTCCAATAACCAGAAGACTTCCATGCGAACAGCAGCCTATATGATTGCCGTAGATCGTGTTGCCAAGGCCACTAAACTTAGAGGTATATATCCCTAA
- a CDS encoding potassium channel family protein, with the protein MYIIVVGGGKVGYYLTKTLVNEGYEVLLIEKNPSKVATFTERFGAVVLQGDGAEAETLRRAGAARADVVIAATGEDEDNLVICQVAKKKFGAKHTIARVNNPKNEEIFKRLGIDTTISVTNIILSYIEQNLPDREIAHLLTLRHAELAIIEAKVSPRSPYINKPLREVELPPDVALSAVIRNGELIIPTPDTQLAPGDDVIALARRESEDELRAALSQ; encoded by the coding sequence ATGTACATTATAGTAGTCGGAGGTGGTAAGGTTGGCTACTACCTTACCAAGACACTAGTCAACGAAGGCTACGAAGTGCTCTTGATAGAGAAGAATCCTTCCAAAGTTGCCACTTTTACCGAGCGATTCGGGGCAGTTGTCCTGCAGGGAGACGGGGCAGAGGCAGAGACACTCAGGAGAGCAGGAGCTGCAAGAGCTGATGTGGTAATCGCCGCTACCGGCGAAGATGAGGACAACTTAGTGATCTGCCAAGTAGCTAAGAAGAAGTTCGGAGCAAAGCACACCATAGCGCGCGTCAACAACCCAAAGAATGAAGAGATATTCAAGAGGCTTGGTATCGACACAACTATATCTGTTACTAACATCATCCTGAGTTACATAGAGCAAAACCTGCCTGATAGAGAGATAGCTCACCTGTTGACCCTGAGACATGCTGAGCTAGCCATTATAGAAGCAAAGGTTTCTCCCAGAAGCCCCTACATCAACAAACCTCTAAGAGAAGTGGAGCTGCCCCCAGATGTCGCTCTAAGTGCGGTGATTAGGAATGGAGAGCTTATAATTCCAACGCCTGACACGCAGCTTGCACCAGGCGATGATGTGATAGCCCTGGCACGCAGAGAAAGCGAAGATGAGCTGAGGGCAGCTCTAAGCCAATAA
- a CDS encoding potassium channel family protein — MKVIIVGCGRVGSTLARKLDEEGHEVTVIDLNESQFSRLGENFTGKTIKGTGIDEDVLRSAGIEEADAFVAATNGDNRNIMASQIAKEIFRVPHVITRIYDPIRADMYRELGIDTIPSTTIIVGIIHDRIIKENQAS; from the coding sequence ATGAAGGTAATAATAGTAGGTTGCGGAAGAGTCGGTAGTACCCTGGCTAGAAAGCTAGATGAGGAAGGTCACGAAGTCACCGTCATAGACCTCAATGAGAGCCAGTTCTCAAGGTTAGGAGAGAACTTTACTGGTAAAACAATTAAGGGTACAGGCATAGATGAAGACGTTCTCAGGAGCGCTGGTATAGAAGAGGCAGATGCATTCGTCGCAGCTACGAACGGGGACAATAGGAACATAATGGCATCTCAGATCGCTAAGGAAATATTTAGGGTGCCTCATGTTATAACCAGGATCTACGATCCTATCAGGGCAGATATGTACAGAGAGCTAGGGATAGATACGATACCATCAACCACAATTATCGTGGGTATTATTCATGATCGCATAATTAAGGAGAACCAAGCTTCATAG
- a CDS encoding metallophosphoesterase family protein yields the protein MRFGIISDIHANLVALQAVLEDMGDVDQYWCLGDVVGYGPQPNECIDLLRELDHVVVMGNHDAAAAGVISMREFNSDARRSIQWTIRQLRDDNMKYLKEMPEHLEHEHVYLVHGSPSDPIWEYILTPEQAQEAFNFTKQQIIFVGHSHIQMVFAHRKEGEPIAGRPEDDYALRIGSNRMLINPGSVGQPRDGDPRAAYAILDVDRELIEFHRVQYDIEKTQQMMRAIGSSEWLIQRLSYGR from the coding sequence TTGAGGTTTGGAATCATATCAGATATACATGCTAACCTAGTAGCACTGCAAGCAGTGCTTGAGGATATGGGAGATGTCGACCAGTACTGGTGTTTGGGAGACGTTGTTGGCTATGGGCCCCAACCTAATGAATGCATAGACTTACTAAGAGAACTGGATCACGTGGTAGTAATGGGTAACCATGATGCGGCTGCGGCTGGCGTGATCTCTATGCGAGAATTCAATAGCGATGCTCGACGCTCTATACAATGGACAATACGGCAGCTCAGAGACGACAATATGAAATACCTTAAAGAGATGCCAGAACATCTAGAACACGAGCACGTCTACTTGGTACATGGATCTCCATCCGACCCTATTTGGGAGTACATACTAACTCCAGAACAGGCACAAGAAGCATTTAACTTCACGAAACAGCAGATCATTTTTGTTGGACATAGCCACATCCAAATGGTTTTTGCTCACAGGAAGGAAGGAGAGCCAATAGCAGGTAGACCTGAAGACGACTACGCTCTCAGGATAGGTAGCAACCGCATGCTCATAAATCCAGGGAGTGTTGGACAACCTCGAGATGGTGATCCAAGGGCAGCCTACGCTATCCTGGATGTGGACCGAGAGCTTATAGAGTTTCATCGTGTGCAATATGACATAGAAAAGACCCAACAGATGATGAGAGCTATAGGATCAAGCGAGTGGCTTATCCAAAGGCTTAGTTACGGTCGTTAG
- the secA gene encoding preprotein translocase subunit SecA — translation MLGLLSKLTGSSAERAAKRFRPIVEKINSLEPQVQQLSQDEMVAKTLEFKERIARGESMDTILPEAFALVREATRRTLGVRHFDVQLMGGIVLHQGNVAEMKTGEGKTFVAPLAAYLNALEGRGVHVVTVNDYLARRDAQWMGKVYHYLGLTVGCLQHEAAYVFDPDYSGDLEMLRPVPRREAYEADVTYGTNNEFGFDYLRDNMVLDLSQKVQRELNYAIVDEVDSILIDEARTPLIISGQAEQNTEVYYRFARIANQLQEGRDYTVDLKHRTVTLTDEGIARVERILNIPEDESLYDPRYFEATHYLDNALKAKALYLRERDYTVIDGQVIIVDEFTGRLMYGRRYSEGLHQAIEAKEGLRVERESQTLATITIQNYFRMYKKLAGMTGTAATEAEEFGKIYNMEVVQIPTNKPMIRVDHPDRIYKTERAKFEAVVKEIKELYSIGRPVLVGTTSIEKSEYLSQLLKREGIPHQVLNAKYHEKEAAIVAQAGRPGAVTIATNMAGRGTDIILGGTLDLYLKEVLAKHGLDPNTKEDIPEEIMNEARTLWQQAHDEVVAKGGLHIIGTERHEARRIDNQLRGRSGRQGDPGSSRFYVSLEDEIMRRFGLNRVAGIMDRLGVDESMPIENSLVTKQIEAAQAKAEGYNFDIRKHVVQYDDVMNKQRETVYSMRDRILAGDNTRERVMEIIHNEIKRLVEDYTSDQEPDEWNLQGLLRAVASIFPLPEDVVPESIQGLTPQQIEDFLYELADEAYHKREQEVGEDNMRFLERMVLLRAIDMIWVDYLTSMEELRQGIGLRAFGQRDPLVEYKTEAYSLFQNFIQTVEHEVANSIYKVNIVQKPQPVVRSMSTNREEDAEPVMRRSKSKKVGRNDPCPCGSGKKYKKCHGAPTAKAAARAQ, via the coding sequence TTGCTGGGGTTACTAAGCAAGCTTACTGGCTCCTCTGCTGAGAGAGCTGCAAAGAGATTCAGACCAATTGTAGAAAAGATAAACAGCCTAGAGCCACAAGTACAGCAACTATCTCAGGATGAGATGGTTGCTAAAACCCTCGAGTTCAAAGAAAGAATAGCTCGAGGGGAATCCATGGATACCATCCTGCCTGAAGCCTTTGCCTTGGTTAGGGAGGCAACTCGCAGAACTTTGGGGGTAAGGCATTTTGATGTCCAGTTAATGGGTGGTATCGTACTTCATCAAGGCAATGTAGCCGAGATGAAGACCGGAGAGGGTAAGACCTTCGTTGCCCCCCTTGCCGCTTATCTCAATGCACTTGAAGGCCGCGGGGTGCACGTAGTAACAGTCAACGACTACCTTGCTCGCAGAGATGCTCAGTGGATGGGCAAGGTGTATCACTACTTGGGGCTAACTGTAGGTTGCTTACAACATGAGGCTGCCTACGTCTTTGACCCCGATTACTCTGGCGATCTAGAGATGCTTCGGCCTGTACCCCGGAGAGAAGCCTACGAAGCCGATGTCACATATGGAACGAATAACGAATTTGGTTTCGATTATCTTCGAGACAACATGGTGCTGGATCTCTCCCAAAAAGTACAGAGAGAGCTTAACTATGCAATAGTGGATGAGGTGGACAGCATCCTGATCGACGAAGCTAGAACACCTCTAATAATTAGCGGCCAGGCGGAGCAGAATACAGAGGTCTACTATAGATTTGCTCGTATAGCCAACCAGCTTCAGGAAGGAAGGGACTATACTGTCGATCTCAAACACCGCACTGTAACCCTTACAGATGAGGGTATCGCAAGAGTCGAGCGCATACTCAACATTCCTGAAGATGAATCCCTGTATGATCCAAGATACTTTGAGGCAACCCACTATCTCGATAATGCATTGAAAGCTAAGGCGCTCTACCTTAGAGAGAGAGACTACACCGTCATCGATGGCCAGGTAATCATAGTAGACGAATTCACTGGCCGCCTTATGTACGGTCGTCGTTATTCCGAAGGACTCCATCAGGCAATAGAAGCCAAAGAGGGACTCAGAGTAGAGAGGGAGAGTCAAACTCTCGCAACCATCACAATCCAGAACTACTTCCGTATGTACAAGAAGCTTGCCGGCATGACAGGTACCGCGGCTACTGAGGCCGAGGAGTTCGGCAAGATATACAACATGGAAGTAGTACAGATCCCTACCAATAAACCCATGATAAGGGTTGACCATCCGGACAGGATCTATAAGACAGAAAGGGCTAAGTTTGAAGCCGTAGTCAAAGAAATAAAGGAGTTGTACTCTATAGGTCGTCCCGTCCTAGTCGGTACAACCTCTATCGAGAAAAGCGAGTATCTAAGTCAGCTGCTCAAGCGTGAGGGCATTCCTCATCAGGTATTAAATGCTAAGTATCACGAGAAAGAAGCAGCCATAGTAGCTCAAGCTGGCCGACCAGGCGCAGTTACTATCGCTACTAATATGGCTGGTAGAGGTACAGATATTATACTAGGTGGCACACTCGACCTATACCTTAAGGAGGTGCTTGCCAAGCACGGGCTTGATCCTAATACCAAAGAGGATATACCTGAAGAGATTATGAATGAGGCTCGTACACTTTGGCAGCAGGCTCATGATGAGGTTGTTGCCAAGGGTGGCCTTCATATAATTGGTACAGAAAGGCATGAAGCTCGCAGAATAGATAATCAGCTTAGAGGGCGATCTGGGCGTCAGGGAGATCCTGGAAGTTCACGCTTCTATGTCTCCCTGGAAGATGAGATAATGAGGCGCTTCGGACTCAACCGAGTGGCAGGGATCATGGATCGCCTTGGCGTGGACGAAAGCATGCCGATAGAGAACAGCCTAGTTACCAAGCAGATCGAGGCTGCTCAAGCCAAGGCCGAAGGCTATAACTTCGACATACGTAAACATGTCGTCCAGTATGACGACGTCATGAATAAGCAGCGCGAAACCGTCTACTCCATGCGCGATAGGATACTGGCAGGTGATAACACCAGAGAACGCGTCATGGAGATAATCCATAACGAGATCAAGCGCTTGGTAGAGGACTATACCTCCGATCAGGAACCCGATGAATGGAACTTACAAGGACTGCTTAGGGCAGTTGCTTCCATATTCCCGTTGCCAGAAGATGTAGTCCCAGAATCCATCCAGGGACTTACTCCACAGCAGATTGAGGACTTCCTGTACGAACTAGCTGATGAAGCTTATCATAAACGAGAGCAAGAAGTAGGAGAGGACAACATGCGATTCCTAGAGCGCATGGTCCTCTTGAGAGCTATAGATATGATCTGGGTTGACTACCTTACCAGCATGGAGGAGCTACGCCAGGGGATCGGGCTTAGAGCATTCGGACAGAGAGACCCTCTCGTTGAGTACAAGACCGAAGCCTATAGTTTGTTCCAGAACTTCATACAGACGGTTGAACATGAAGTCGCCAACTCAATATACAAGGTGAACATCGTTCAGAAGCCTCAACCCGTCGTACGCTCCATGAGTACCAATCGCGAAGAGGATGCAGAGCCCGTAATGAGAAGGAGTAAGTCCAAGAAGGTAGGCAGAAATGACCCTTGCCCCTGCGGTAGCGGCAAAAAGTACAAGAAGTGCCATGGGGCTCCTACCGCCAAGGCAGCGGCAAGGGCTCAATGA
- the selA gene encoding L-seryl-tRNA(Sec) selenium transferase: MEEIREPKDLPSVEELVKHLEPLQLPRPLLVEAARSSIQEMRNQILKRLHAPEASSNSEGEISFLRLVERAKQFIDIWTRSWPVKVINATGVLLHTNLGRAPLSKAAVEAMVNAAGYCDLEMDIESGERGHRDKHVADLLVRLTGAEAATIVNNNAGALFLTLSALAAGREVIVSRSQSVEIGGRFRIPDVMAQSGAFLKEVGTTNRTYASDYQNAISESTAALLVVHRSNFRLIGFVHDPSLSEIVEIGRLYNLPVIHDLGSGALVDSSMFGLEHEPMVQESVSAGVALTLFSGDKLLGGPQAGMIVGRGEYVARIRSHPLFRALRCDKVTLAAMHATLMHYLRGEEQQAVPVLWMLGRKQVDLYSTVQSWKSSLLDCGDGFEVKESVSKVGGGSIPEIPIASVALVIDPSRWNLSADELAYKLRTGDPAVVGVVEDDKIWLDARTVMPEEGPLLVQAVRRSLLLRD; encoded by the coding sequence GTGGAAGAGATTAGAGAACCAAAAGATCTCCCTTCAGTCGAAGAACTTGTGAAGCATTTGGAGCCCTTGCAGCTTCCTAGACCACTATTGGTGGAAGCTGCAAGATCGAGTATCCAAGAGATGAGAAATCAAATACTCAAACGCCTCCATGCACCAGAAGCTTCATCAAATTCAGAAGGTGAGATCTCATTCCTCAGGTTGGTAGAAAGGGCTAAGCAATTTATTGATATCTGGACCAGGTCTTGGCCCGTAAAGGTAATAAATGCCACTGGTGTATTATTACACACCAATCTCGGACGTGCCCCTTTATCTAAGGCTGCGGTAGAAGCTATGGTGAATGCTGCAGGCTATTGCGATCTTGAGATGGATATAGAAAGTGGCGAACGTGGGCACAGGGATAAACACGTTGCAGACCTGCTAGTAAGGCTGACTGGAGCAGAGGCCGCCACAATAGTTAATAACAACGCAGGAGCACTGTTCCTCACTCTTTCTGCTCTAGCTGCTGGCAGAGAGGTTATAGTTTCCCGAAGTCAATCTGTGGAGATAGGAGGGCGCTTTAGAATTCCTGATGTGATGGCTCAAAGTGGTGCTTTTCTCAAGGAGGTTGGAACTACTAATAGAACTTATGCTTCGGATTATCAGAATGCTATATCAGAGTCCACCGCTGCTCTCCTGGTAGTGCACCGGAGTAACTTTAGATTGATTGGATTTGTGCATGATCCCTCTTTATCTGAAATTGTGGAGATAGGTAGATTGTACAACCTACCAGTGATACATGATCTCGGTAGTGGGGCTTTAGTCGATAGCTCAATGTTTGGGCTGGAACACGAACCTATGGTCCAAGAGAGTGTTTCTGCCGGAGTAGCCCTGACCCTTTTCAGTGGGGATAAACTCTTAGGAGGTCCACAGGCTGGCATGATTGTGGGGAGAGGGGAGTATGTGGCCAGGATCCGTAGTCATCCTCTTTTCAGGGCTTTGCGATGTGATAAAGTGACTCTTGCTGCCATGCACGCTACTTTGATGCACTACCTCCGGGGAGAAGAGCAGCAAGCTGTCCCTGTACTGTGGATGCTAGGTCGAAAACAGGTTGATCTTTACTCTACTGTGCAATCCTGGAAGAGTAGCCTCTTAGATTGCGGGGATGGCTTTGAGGTAAAGGAGTCTGTATCAAAGGTAGGTGGAGGTTCCATCCCAGAGATTCCGATAGCAAGCGTGGCTCTAGTTATAGATCCATCCAGATGGAACCTTTCAGCAGACGAACTTGCTTATAAACTGAGAACTGGTGACCCGGCTGTAGTCGGTGTCGTTGAAGATGATAAAATCTGGCTTGATGCTCGTACAGTAATGCCTGAAGAAGGACCACTCCTGGTACAGGCTGTAAGAAGAAGCCTGTTGCTTCGGGATTAG
- a CDS encoding LLM class flavin-dependent oxidoreductase, protein MKISLLIEGQQGLNWHYWKKLVPAIDSLGFYGLYRSDHYVDTAPPDRDSLEMITSITWASLHTSSSILGPMVAPVSFRDPVMLARQALALHDLSQGRFVLGLGSGWQEREHAMFGYELGTVKQRMDRLEESLQVVRLLLDNPNYKVSYTGQYYHLDGALLLPRGYKGGRPKLLVGGSGRRRVLPLVAKYADIWNSLRVSPEQFRDLSAYLNELCISAGRDPDEVHRSLFTSVFLAQGNGHLDEVLREAANYYRVNTNNLSEIAEYLGNRNAIWGTPDMVIDQMQLYRDAGVQELVLRWIAWDDLERLEALADVAHQMATK, encoded by the coding sequence GTGAAGATATCTTTATTGATAGAAGGCCAGCAAGGCTTAAACTGGCACTACTGGAAAAAGCTTGTACCTGCAATAGACTCTTTGGGTTTTTATGGTCTATATAGATCTGACCACTACGTGGATACGGCTCCTCCTGACAGGGATTCTCTTGAAATGATCACTTCTATTACATGGGCATCGCTCCACACATCCAGTTCTATATTGGGACCGATGGTAGCTCCTGTTTCCTTTAGAGATCCTGTGATGTTGGCACGTCAAGCTCTCGCTTTACATGATTTGAGCCAAGGTAGATTTGTATTAGGTCTTGGCTCGGGTTGGCAGGAACGAGAACATGCAATGTTTGGTTATGAACTAGGTACTGTCAAGCAGCGCATGGACCGACTGGAAGAATCATTGCAGGTAGTGCGATTGCTGCTTGACAATCCCAATTATAAAGTTAGCTACACTGGCCAGTACTACCACCTCGACGGTGCTCTATTACTACCTAGGGGCTATAAGGGAGGTAGACCGAAGCTTCTAGTAGGTGGATCAGGTCGAAGAAGGGTGCTTCCCCTGGTTGCGAAGTATGCCGACATATGGAACTCGCTGAGGGTATCTCCTGAGCAATTTCGTGATCTCTCTGCTTATCTCAATGAGTTGTGTATTAGTGCTGGACGTGATCCTGATGAGGTACATAGGTCATTATTTACCTCGGTGTTCCTTGCCCAGGGGAATGGACATTTAGACGAAGTGTTGCGTGAGGCGGCTAACTATTATAGAGTAAACACCAACAACCTCTCAGAGATCGCTGAATATCTTGGTAATCGCAACGCTATCTGGGGAACGCCAGACATGGTGATTGACCAGATGCAACTCTATCGGGATGCTGGTGTGCAGGAGCTAGTGCTTCGTTGGATAGCTTGGGATGATCTTGAGAGACTCGAAGCATTAGCTGATGTAGCCCACCAAATGGCTACTAAATAA